The Lasioglossum baleicum chromosome 15, iyLasBale1, whole genome shotgun sequence genome has a segment encoding these proteins:
- the Cog1 gene encoding conserved oligomeric Golgi complex subunit 1 isoform X1 — MTTTNYLDLDINKLFEDFTIKEIEGIQKKIQNESDRKKIELRTLVGERYRDLILAADTIGKMKITSERVITRIISIEDKFRELQKKYLIGFKVDPTNNKNDRYLEEIQYSVVIQIKILMDIPQHIWTNIENKNLLFATQLYLVAQHVNYSLLFEVGSDDLSNKYPIISKQWDVICQFKNIITTECNNILQSLEVQPESIANCLAALVLLNGTSFSDLLDMLISMRSHAIKSIITDENDSSVKNKIKLCIKILIQTVNLMYSCFINTKNKSGGLVLQYIAQIQDQEAYSLLCRLDVNQELLKEFLPSVTKQHKPFVQDNTGNLTLPDLQKSVQSWLEWVTEFCNREVTKLLNLIVSIKGLYYVREEAVSINLPDNWNSIWEELSLPRITFWVEFFQPIISRRAKNIIRDKWTETTAKLKADVVELLNKAINDKFEYPEHDLRWFVWKDSPSDIPQKLSKNGGLDGKRSLLMKTKGYSPNILKLCENFDSGLQALLHDLEQYLYETESVMSIKDNLLSTNISLISNTFSDRSEIQEHLQTTSTTMIEDFIGFVKTTCVNEKPEHGQRDTNAVVMARFLLALTTLSSNLNKCFTLSKVSGLTITSAKWQSICDKLKEDSTSVWSVWANAYKAKISEHRMKYISKEPLDGYRIHAVISEWQKVTIEEESGEGKRIKSEILVPYQPSIQLQKFLTVVSKDLNKIIPHTVPKKVLHDIIDDVAVELLSYYVAACSGANLSQKQALQVLFDVKYSSLLMVPRENKTLSDLSAEACDSVLSKIDPFDYDVFNPFIHTNVKRSVQRSLLILGNLVPHLEQLHSILGARNEYSNTEGVKSDLPTVLALCNGAPWFPSLTVTAPARSLPLVSITIPEKLQRKKVTGKENVKSDSTGATIKSGAAAFFGAMGSDWFSSS, encoded by the exons ATGACGACAACGAATTATTTAGATTtggacattaacaaattgttcgaGGACTTTACCATCAAAGAAATCGAAGGGATCcagaagaaaattcaaaatgaaAGTGACAGAAAGAAAATCGAGCTTAGAACTCTTGTTGG GGAAAGGTATCGTGATTTAATACTAGCTGCTGACACAATTGGGAAGATGAAGATAACTTCTGAACGTGTCATCACAAGAATCATTAGTATCGAAGATAAATTCAGGGAACTGCAGAAGAAGTACCTCATCGGTTTTAAAGTTGATCCGACTAACAATAAAAATGATAG ATATCTAGAAGAAATTCAATATTCAGttgttattcaaataaaaatattaatggaTATTCCTCAGCATATCTGGACTAATATTGAGAACAAGAATTTATTATTCGCCACACAGTTGTATTTGGTAGCGCAACATGTAAATTATAGTTTACTGTTCGAAGTAGGAAGCGATGATTTGTCAAACAAATACCCGATCATTTCCAAACAATGGGATGTTATCTGTcagtttaaaaatattataaccaCCGAATGCAATAATATATTGCAGTCATTGGAAGTGCAACCAGAG AGTATAGCAAATTGTTTAGCTGCACTCGTGTTACTAAATGGGACTTCGTTCTCAGACTTGCTAGACATGTTGATATCCATGCGTAGCCATGCTATCAAGTCGATTATCACGGATGAAAATGACAGCAGTGTTAAGAATAAAATTAAGCTGTGCATTAAAATACTAATTCAAACGGTTAATTTGATGTACTCGTGTTTTATAA ACACAAAGAACAAATCGGGTGGTCTTGTTCTACAGTACATAGCACAGATTCAGGATCAAGAAGCATATTCTTTGCTTTGTCGTTTGGACGTGAATCAAGAATTGCTCAAGGAATTTCTGCCTTCTGTAACGAAACAGCATAAACCATTCGTTCAGGATAATACCGGCAACCTTACTTTACCGGATCTGCAGAAGAGCGTTCAGTCCTGGCTGGAATGGGTTACCGAGTTTTGCAATCGCGAGGTTACAAAATTGTTGAACCTAATAGTATCTATAAAAGGCTTATACTACGTTCGCGAAGAGGCGGTTAGCATTAACCTGCCCGACAATTGGAATTCCATTTGGGAGGAATTGTCTTTGCCCAGGATCACGTTCTGGGTCGAATTCTTTCAACCTATCATATCTCGAAGAGCAAAAA ATATTATAAGGGACAAATGGACGGAAACTACAGCTAAACTGAAAGCGGACGTAGTGGAGTTACTCAACAAAGCAATAAACGATAAATTTGAATATCCGGAACACGATTTGCGCTGGTTTGTTTGGAAGGATTCTCCCAGCGATATTCCTCAAAAGCTCTCCAAAAACGGCGGACTCGACGGCAAGAGGTCCTTATTGATGAAGACCAAGGGATACTCGCCTAACATTCTCAAATTATGCGAGAACTTTGATTCAGGCTTACAAGCTCTGCTTCATGATCTCGAACAATATTTGTACGAGACCGAAAGCGTCATGTCTATCAAAGACAATCTATTGTCCACGAATATATCGTTAATTTCGAATACATTTTCCGATCGTTCGGAAATCCAGGAACACCTACAAACCACCAGTACTACTATGATAGAGGACTTCATCGGTTTCGTGAAAACCACGTGCGTCAATGAGAAGCCCGAACACGGCCAGCGCGACACAAACGCTGTTGTGATGGCCAGATTTCTTTTGGCATTGACAACCCTCAGTTCGAACTTAAACAAATGTTTTACGCTTTCGAAAGTGTCTGGACTCACCATCACGAGCGCGAAATGGCAGTCGATCTGCGACAAACTGAAAGAAGATAGTACTTCTGTGTGGTCAGTTTGGGCTAATGCGTACAAAGCTAAGATAAGCGAGCACAGAATGAAATACATATCGAAAGAACCACTAGATGGTTACCGGATACACGCGGTAATTTCGGAATGGCAAAAGGTCACCATCGAAGAAGAGTCTGGGGAGGGGAAACGGATCAAATCCGAGATCCTAGTGCCATATCAGCCATCCATACAACTGCAAAAGTTTTTAACTGTGGTTAGCAAAGACTTGAACAAAATAATTCCACACACCGTTCCAAA GAAGGTGCTTCACGATATCATAGACGATGTTGCCGTGGAATTATTGAGCTACTATGTAGCTGCGTGTTCTGGTGCGAATCTTTCCCAGAAACAAGCGTTGCAGGTGCTGTTCGATGTCAAATATTCGAGCTTGCTAATGGTGCCACGAGAAAATAAGACTTTGTCCGATTTATCCGCGGAAGCCTGCGACAGTGTATTGTCGAAAATAGATCCATTCGATTACGATGTCTTCAATCCGTTTATTCATACCAACGTGAAAAGAAGCGTTCAAAGATCTTTG CTTATACTCGGAAATCTAGTGCCTCATTTGGAGCAGCTGCATTCAATTTTGGGAGCGCGAAATGAATACAGTAATACCGAGGGTGTGAAATCAGATTTACCCACGGTGTTAGCTCTATGCAACGGTGCGCCCTGGTTTCCATCTTTAACAGTGACCGCGCCAGCAAGGAGTTTGCCTTTGGTATCCATAACGATACCAGAAAAACTACAG CGGAAAAAAGTAACGGGTAAGGAAAATGTGAAAAGCGATTCCACGGGCGCCACCATAAAGTCCGGAGCGGCAGCATTCTTCGGAGCAATGGGCAGCGACTGGTTTAGTAGTAGTTAA
- the Cog1 gene encoding conserved oligomeric Golgi complex subunit 1 isoform X3, producing the protein MDIPQHIWTNIENKNLLFATQLYLVAQHVNYSLLFEVGSDDLSNKYPIISKQWDVICQFKNIITTECNNILQSLEVQPESIANCLAALVLLNGTSFSDLLDMLISMRSHAIKSIITDENDSSVKNKIKLCIKILIQTVNLMYSCFINTKNKSGGLVLQYIAQIQDQEAYSLLCRLDVNQELLKEFLPSVTKQHKPFVQDNTGNLTLPDLQKSVQSWLEWVTEFCNREVTKLLNLIVSIKGLYYVREEAVSINLPDNWNSIWEELSLPRITFWVEFFQPIISRRAKNIIRDKWTETTAKLKADVVELLNKAINDKFEYPEHDLRWFVWKDSPSDIPQKLSKNGGLDGKRSLLMKTKGYSPNILKLCENFDSGLQALLHDLEQYLYETESVMSIKDNLLSTNISLISNTFSDRSEIQEHLQTTSTTMIEDFIGFVKTTCVNEKPEHGQRDTNAVVMARFLLALTTLSSNLNKCFTLSKVSGLTITSAKWQSICDKLKEDSTSVWSVWANAYKAKISEHRMKYISKEPLDGYRIHAVISEWQKVTIEEESGEGKRIKSEILVPYQPSIQLQKFLTVVSKDLNKIIPHTVPKKVLHDIIDDVAVELLSYYVAACSGANLSQKQALQVLFDVKYSSLLMVPRENKTLSDLSAEACDSVLSKIDPFDYDVFNPFIHTNVKRSVQRSLLILGNLVPHLEQLHSILGARNEYSNTEGVKSDLPTVLALCNGAPWFPSLTVTAPARSLPLVSITIPEKLQRKKVTGKENVKSDSTGATIKSGAAAFFGAMGSDWFSSS; encoded by the exons atggaTATTCCTCAGCATATCTGGACTAATATTGAGAACAAGAATTTATTATTCGCCACACAGTTGTATTTGGTAGCGCAACATGTAAATTATAGTTTACTGTTCGAAGTAGGAAGCGATGATTTGTCAAACAAATACCCGATCATTTCCAAACAATGGGATGTTATCTGTcagtttaaaaatattataaccaCCGAATGCAATAATATATTGCAGTCATTGGAAGTGCAACCAGAG AGTATAGCAAATTGTTTAGCTGCACTCGTGTTACTAAATGGGACTTCGTTCTCAGACTTGCTAGACATGTTGATATCCATGCGTAGCCATGCTATCAAGTCGATTATCACGGATGAAAATGACAGCAGTGTTAAGAATAAAATTAAGCTGTGCATTAAAATACTAATTCAAACGGTTAATTTGATGTACTCGTGTTTTATAA ACACAAAGAACAAATCGGGTGGTCTTGTTCTACAGTACATAGCACAGATTCAGGATCAAGAAGCATATTCTTTGCTTTGTCGTTTGGACGTGAATCAAGAATTGCTCAAGGAATTTCTGCCTTCTGTAACGAAACAGCATAAACCATTCGTTCAGGATAATACCGGCAACCTTACTTTACCGGATCTGCAGAAGAGCGTTCAGTCCTGGCTGGAATGGGTTACCGAGTTTTGCAATCGCGAGGTTACAAAATTGTTGAACCTAATAGTATCTATAAAAGGCTTATACTACGTTCGCGAAGAGGCGGTTAGCATTAACCTGCCCGACAATTGGAATTCCATTTGGGAGGAATTGTCTTTGCCCAGGATCACGTTCTGGGTCGAATTCTTTCAACCTATCATATCTCGAAGAGCAAAAA ATATTATAAGGGACAAATGGACGGAAACTACAGCTAAACTGAAAGCGGACGTAGTGGAGTTACTCAACAAAGCAATAAACGATAAATTTGAATATCCGGAACACGATTTGCGCTGGTTTGTTTGGAAGGATTCTCCCAGCGATATTCCTCAAAAGCTCTCCAAAAACGGCGGACTCGACGGCAAGAGGTCCTTATTGATGAAGACCAAGGGATACTCGCCTAACATTCTCAAATTATGCGAGAACTTTGATTCAGGCTTACAAGCTCTGCTTCATGATCTCGAACAATATTTGTACGAGACCGAAAGCGTCATGTCTATCAAAGACAATCTATTGTCCACGAATATATCGTTAATTTCGAATACATTTTCCGATCGTTCGGAAATCCAGGAACACCTACAAACCACCAGTACTACTATGATAGAGGACTTCATCGGTTTCGTGAAAACCACGTGCGTCAATGAGAAGCCCGAACACGGCCAGCGCGACACAAACGCTGTTGTGATGGCCAGATTTCTTTTGGCATTGACAACCCTCAGTTCGAACTTAAACAAATGTTTTACGCTTTCGAAAGTGTCTGGACTCACCATCACGAGCGCGAAATGGCAGTCGATCTGCGACAAACTGAAAGAAGATAGTACTTCTGTGTGGTCAGTTTGGGCTAATGCGTACAAAGCTAAGATAAGCGAGCACAGAATGAAATACATATCGAAAGAACCACTAGATGGTTACCGGATACACGCGGTAATTTCGGAATGGCAAAAGGTCACCATCGAAGAAGAGTCTGGGGAGGGGAAACGGATCAAATCCGAGATCCTAGTGCCATATCAGCCATCCATACAACTGCAAAAGTTTTTAACTGTGGTTAGCAAAGACTTGAACAAAATAATTCCACACACCGTTCCAAA GAAGGTGCTTCACGATATCATAGACGATGTTGCCGTGGAATTATTGAGCTACTATGTAGCTGCGTGTTCTGGTGCGAATCTTTCCCAGAAACAAGCGTTGCAGGTGCTGTTCGATGTCAAATATTCGAGCTTGCTAATGGTGCCACGAGAAAATAAGACTTTGTCCGATTTATCCGCGGAAGCCTGCGACAGTGTATTGTCGAAAATAGATCCATTCGATTACGATGTCTTCAATCCGTTTATTCATACCAACGTGAAAAGAAGCGTTCAAAGATCTTTG CTTATACTCGGAAATCTAGTGCCTCATTTGGAGCAGCTGCATTCAATTTTGGGAGCGCGAAATGAATACAGTAATACCGAGGGTGTGAAATCAGATTTACCCACGGTGTTAGCTCTATGCAACGGTGCGCCCTGGTTTCCATCTTTAACAGTGACCGCGCCAGCAAGGAGTTTGCCTTTGGTATCCATAACGATACCAGAAAAACTACAG CGGAAAAAAGTAACGGGTAAGGAAAATGTGAAAAGCGATTCCACGGGCGCCACCATAAAGTCCGGAGCGGCAGCATTCTTCGGAGCAATGGGCAGCGACTGGTTTAGTAGTAGTTAA
- the Cog1 gene encoding conserved oligomeric Golgi complex subunit 1 isoform X2 has protein sequence MTTTNYLDLDINKLFEDFTIKEIEGIQKKIQNESDRKKIELRTLVGERYRDLILAADTIGKMKITSERVITRIISIEDKFRELQKKYLIGFKVDPTNNKNDRYLEEIQYSVVIQIKILMDIPQHIWTNIENKNLLFATQLYLVAQHVNYSLLFEVGSDDLSNKYPIISKQWDVICQFKNIITTECNNILQSLEVQPESIANCLAALVLLNGTSFSDLLDMLISMRSHAIKSIITDENDSSVKNKIKLCIKILIQTVNLMYSCFINTKNKSGGLVLQYIAQIQDQEAYSLLCRLDVNQELLKEFLPSVTKQHKPFVQDNTGNLTLPDLQKSVQSWLEWVTEFCNREVTKLLNLIVSIKGLYYVREEAVSINLPDNWNSIWEELSLPRITFWVEFFQPIISRRAKNIIRDKWTETTAKLKADVVELLNKAINDKFEYPEHDLRWFVWKDSPSDIPQKLSKNGGLDGKRSLLMKTKGYSPNILKLCENFDSGLQALLHDLEQYLYETESVMSIKDNLLSTNISLISNTFSDRSEIQEHLQTTSTTMIEDFIGFVKTTCVNEKPEHGQRDTNAVVMARFLLALTTLSSNLNKCFTLSKVSGLTITSAKWQSICDKLKEDSTSVWSVWANAYKAKISEHRMKYISKEPLDGYRIHAVISEWQKVTIEEESGEGKRIKSEILVPYQPSIQLQKFLTVVSKDLNKIIPHTVPKKVLHDIIDDVAVELLSYYVAACSGANLSQKQALQVLFDVKYSSLLMVPRENKTLSDLSAEACDSVLSKIDPFDYDVFNPFIHTNVKRSVQRSLLILGNLVPHLEQLHSILGARNEYSNTEGVKSDLPTVLALCNGAPWFPSLTVTAPARSLPLVSITIPEKLQISSAF, from the exons ATGACGACAACGAATTATTTAGATTtggacattaacaaattgttcgaGGACTTTACCATCAAAGAAATCGAAGGGATCcagaagaaaattcaaaatgaaAGTGACAGAAAGAAAATCGAGCTTAGAACTCTTGTTGG GGAAAGGTATCGTGATTTAATACTAGCTGCTGACACAATTGGGAAGATGAAGATAACTTCTGAACGTGTCATCACAAGAATCATTAGTATCGAAGATAAATTCAGGGAACTGCAGAAGAAGTACCTCATCGGTTTTAAAGTTGATCCGACTAACAATAAAAATGATAG ATATCTAGAAGAAATTCAATATTCAGttgttattcaaataaaaatattaatggaTATTCCTCAGCATATCTGGACTAATATTGAGAACAAGAATTTATTATTCGCCACACAGTTGTATTTGGTAGCGCAACATGTAAATTATAGTTTACTGTTCGAAGTAGGAAGCGATGATTTGTCAAACAAATACCCGATCATTTCCAAACAATGGGATGTTATCTGTcagtttaaaaatattataaccaCCGAATGCAATAATATATTGCAGTCATTGGAAGTGCAACCAGAG AGTATAGCAAATTGTTTAGCTGCACTCGTGTTACTAAATGGGACTTCGTTCTCAGACTTGCTAGACATGTTGATATCCATGCGTAGCCATGCTATCAAGTCGATTATCACGGATGAAAATGACAGCAGTGTTAAGAATAAAATTAAGCTGTGCATTAAAATACTAATTCAAACGGTTAATTTGATGTACTCGTGTTTTATAA ACACAAAGAACAAATCGGGTGGTCTTGTTCTACAGTACATAGCACAGATTCAGGATCAAGAAGCATATTCTTTGCTTTGTCGTTTGGACGTGAATCAAGAATTGCTCAAGGAATTTCTGCCTTCTGTAACGAAACAGCATAAACCATTCGTTCAGGATAATACCGGCAACCTTACTTTACCGGATCTGCAGAAGAGCGTTCAGTCCTGGCTGGAATGGGTTACCGAGTTTTGCAATCGCGAGGTTACAAAATTGTTGAACCTAATAGTATCTATAAAAGGCTTATACTACGTTCGCGAAGAGGCGGTTAGCATTAACCTGCCCGACAATTGGAATTCCATTTGGGAGGAATTGTCTTTGCCCAGGATCACGTTCTGGGTCGAATTCTTTCAACCTATCATATCTCGAAGAGCAAAAA ATATTATAAGGGACAAATGGACGGAAACTACAGCTAAACTGAAAGCGGACGTAGTGGAGTTACTCAACAAAGCAATAAACGATAAATTTGAATATCCGGAACACGATTTGCGCTGGTTTGTTTGGAAGGATTCTCCCAGCGATATTCCTCAAAAGCTCTCCAAAAACGGCGGACTCGACGGCAAGAGGTCCTTATTGATGAAGACCAAGGGATACTCGCCTAACATTCTCAAATTATGCGAGAACTTTGATTCAGGCTTACAAGCTCTGCTTCATGATCTCGAACAATATTTGTACGAGACCGAAAGCGTCATGTCTATCAAAGACAATCTATTGTCCACGAATATATCGTTAATTTCGAATACATTTTCCGATCGTTCGGAAATCCAGGAACACCTACAAACCACCAGTACTACTATGATAGAGGACTTCATCGGTTTCGTGAAAACCACGTGCGTCAATGAGAAGCCCGAACACGGCCAGCGCGACACAAACGCTGTTGTGATGGCCAGATTTCTTTTGGCATTGACAACCCTCAGTTCGAACTTAAACAAATGTTTTACGCTTTCGAAAGTGTCTGGACTCACCATCACGAGCGCGAAATGGCAGTCGATCTGCGACAAACTGAAAGAAGATAGTACTTCTGTGTGGTCAGTTTGGGCTAATGCGTACAAAGCTAAGATAAGCGAGCACAGAATGAAATACATATCGAAAGAACCACTAGATGGTTACCGGATACACGCGGTAATTTCGGAATGGCAAAAGGTCACCATCGAAGAAGAGTCTGGGGAGGGGAAACGGATCAAATCCGAGATCCTAGTGCCATATCAGCCATCCATACAACTGCAAAAGTTTTTAACTGTGGTTAGCAAAGACTTGAACAAAATAATTCCACACACCGTTCCAAA GAAGGTGCTTCACGATATCATAGACGATGTTGCCGTGGAATTATTGAGCTACTATGTAGCTGCGTGTTCTGGTGCGAATCTTTCCCAGAAACAAGCGTTGCAGGTGCTGTTCGATGTCAAATATTCGAGCTTGCTAATGGTGCCACGAGAAAATAAGACTTTGTCCGATTTATCCGCGGAAGCCTGCGACAGTGTATTGTCGAAAATAGATCCATTCGATTACGATGTCTTCAATCCGTTTATTCATACCAACGTGAAAAGAAGCGTTCAAAGATCTTTG CTTATACTCGGAAATCTAGTGCCTCATTTGGAGCAGCTGCATTCAATTTTGGGAGCGCGAAATGAATACAGTAATACCGAGGGTGTGAAATCAGATTTACCCACGGTGTTAGCTCTATGCAACGGTGCGCCCTGGTTTCCATCTTTAACAGTGACCGCGCCAGCAAGGAGTTTGCCTTTGGTATCCATAACGATACCAGAAAAACTACAG ATTTCCAGTGCATTCTGA